A genomic region of Melopsittacus undulatus isolate bMelUnd1 chromosome 5, bMelUnd1.mat.Z, whole genome shotgun sequence contains the following coding sequences:
- the CHPT1 gene encoding cholinephosphotransferase 1 isoform X2 produces MTVPWALPAPLSPAQLKRLEQHRYSAAGRSLLEPWLQPYWAWLVEQVPLGLAPNAITLGGLLLNCLTALPLIACCPSATEQAPFWAYILGALGLFIYQSLDAIDGKQARRTNSSSPLGELFDHGCDSVSTVFVVLGSCIAIRLGTNPDWLFFCCFVGLFMFYTAHWQTYVSGILRFGKIDVTEVQIAITMLLLTSAYGGTAIWDYKVPLVGLELKFLAVFGILCGTALSSFNYFRVIFGGGIGKNGSTIAVAYMTKSKICLQDTAYIGPGLLVLDQYFNSFIDEYIVLWIALFISLFDMLRYATGVCLQIAAHLHIHVFRISSHQAPEQVQNHND; encoded by the exons ATGACGGTGCCCTGGGCTCTGCCCGCGCCCCTCAGCCCGGCGCAGCTGAAGCGCCTGGAGCAGCACCGCTACAGCGCGGCCGGGCGCTCGCTGCTGGAGCCGTGGCTGCAGCCGTACTGGGCCTGGCTGGTAGAGCAGGTCCCACTGGGGCTGGCCCCCAACGCCATCACCCTGGGCGGCCTCCTGTTGAACTGCCTGACGGCGCTGCCGCTCATCGCCTGCTGCCCCAGCGCCACCGAGCAG GCACCTTTTTGGGCATACATTCTGGGTGCATTAGGACTTTTTATCTACCAGTCTCTGGATGCCATAGATGGGAAGCAAGCCAGAAGAACGAACAGTAGTTCTCCTCTAGGAGAACTCTTTGATCATGGTTGCGACTCTGTTTCCACAG ttttTGTTGTCCTTGGATCGTGCATAGCAATCCGACTAGGAACAAATCCTGactggttgtttttctgttgttttgtgggACTGTTCATGTTCTATACTGCTCACTGGCAGACATATGTATCAGGCATACTGAGGTTTGGAAA aaTTGACGTAACTGAAGTTCAGATAGCCATAACAATGCTGCTCTTGACATCTGCATATGGTGGAACAGCAATATGGGACTATAAG GTCCCTTTAGTGGGCTTAGAATTGAAGTTCCTTGCAGTTTTTGGCATATTATGTGGAACAGCACTTTCTTCGTTCAATTACTTCCGTGTCATCTTTGGTGGAGGAATTGGAAAGAACGGATCTACAATAGCA gTGGCTTACATgacaaaaagtaaaatctgtCTTCAGGACACTGCATATATTGGGCCAGGACTTCTAGTTTTGGATCAGTACTTCAATAGTTTCATTGATGAATATATTGTTCTATGGATAGCATTG TTCATATCCTTGTTTGATATGCTGAGATATGCCACTGGTGTATGCCTACAGATTGCTGCTCATCTTCATATACATGTCTTCCGAATTTCATCTCATCAAGCTCCTGAACAGGTTCAAAACCATAATGACTGA
- the CHPT1 gene encoding cholinephosphotransferase 1 isoform X1, whose translation MTVPWALPAPLSPAQLKRLEQHRYSAAGRSLLEPWLQPYWAWLVEQVPLGLAPNAITLGGLLLNCLTALPLIACCPSATEQAPFWAYILGALGLFIYQSLDAIDGKQARRTNSSSPLGELFDHGCDSVSTVFVVLGSCIAIRLGTNPDWLFFCCFVGLFMFYTAHWQTYVSGILRFGKIDVTEVQIAITMLLLTSAYGGTAIWDYKVPLVGLELKFLAVFGILCGTALSSFNYFRVIFGGGIGKNGSTIAGTSVLSPGLHIGLLLTLAIMIYKKSTTQLFEKHSCLYVLTFGFVNAKISQKLVVAYMTKSKICLQDTAYIGPGLLVLDQYFNSFIDEYIVLWIALFISLFDMLRYATGVCLQIAAHLHIHVFRISSHQAPEQVQVVSPLSHQNNMD comes from the exons ATGACGGTGCCCTGGGCTCTGCCCGCGCCCCTCAGCCCGGCGCAGCTGAAGCGCCTGGAGCAGCACCGCTACAGCGCGGCCGGGCGCTCGCTGCTGGAGCCGTGGCTGCAGCCGTACTGGGCCTGGCTGGTAGAGCAGGTCCCACTGGGGCTGGCCCCCAACGCCATCACCCTGGGCGGCCTCCTGTTGAACTGCCTGACGGCGCTGCCGCTCATCGCCTGCTGCCCCAGCGCCACCGAGCAG GCACCTTTTTGGGCATACATTCTGGGTGCATTAGGACTTTTTATCTACCAGTCTCTGGATGCCATAGATGGGAAGCAAGCCAGAAGAACGAACAGTAGTTCTCCTCTAGGAGAACTCTTTGATCATGGTTGCGACTCTGTTTCCACAG ttttTGTTGTCCTTGGATCGTGCATAGCAATCCGACTAGGAACAAATCCTGactggttgtttttctgttgttttgtgggACTGTTCATGTTCTATACTGCTCACTGGCAGACATATGTATCAGGCATACTGAGGTTTGGAAA aaTTGACGTAACTGAAGTTCAGATAGCCATAACAATGCTGCTCTTGACATCTGCATATGGTGGAACAGCAATATGGGACTATAAG GTCCCTTTAGTGGGCTTAGAATTGAAGTTCCTTGCAGTTTTTGGCATATTATGTGGAACAGCACTTTCTTCGTTCAATTACTTCCGTGTCATCTTTGGTGGAGGAATTGGAAAGAACGGATCTACAATAGCA GGAACAAGTGTTCTTTCGCCAGGTCTACACATTGGACTACTTCTCACACTGGCCATTATGATCTATAAAAAGTCTACAACTCAGCTATTTGAAAAACATTCTTGCTTGTATGTCTTGACATTTGGGTTTGTGAATGCCAAAATCTCACAGAAGCTGGTG gTGGCTTACATgacaaaaagtaaaatctgtCTTCAGGACACTGCATATATTGGGCCAGGACTTCTAGTTTTGGATCAGTACTTCAATAGTTTCATTGATGAATATATTGTTCTATGGATAGCATTG TTCATATCCTTGTTTGATATGCTGAGATATGCCACTGGTGTATGCCTACAGATTGCTGCTCATCTTCATATACATGTCTTCCGAATTTCATCTCATCAAGCTCCTGAACAG GTACAAGTTGTTTCTCCATTGAGCCATCAGAATAACATGGACTGA
- the SYCP3 gene encoding synaptonemal complex protein 3 — MAPSGRKHGGKANKPAQEDQAISAYDFQEERKHLSGSEEDIREGETPVMDKHGKKRPLVTTHVVPDDVGGEVQNMLERFGADINKALLAKRKRLEMYTKASLKTSNQKIEHVWKTQQEQRQKLNHEFSQHFLTLFQQWDVDVQKAEEQEEKLANMLRQQQKVFQQSRIVQSQRLKTIKQLYEQFLKSMEELEKSNENLLSGVQNELRKEMTMLQKKIMMDTQQQEMATVRKSLQSMLF, encoded by the exons ATGGCTCCATCGGGAAGAAAGCATGGAGGAAAGGCTAATAAACCAGCACAGGAAGATCAAGCCATATCTGCCTATGACtttcaggaggaaagaaaacacctgAGTGGATCGGAGGAAGATATTAGAGAAG GTGAAACACCAGTAATGGACaagcatggaaagaaaagaccTCTGGTGACTACTCATGTGGTTCCAGATGATGTAGG GGGTGAAGTACAGAATATGCTGGAAAGATTTGGAG cGGACATTAACAAGGCTCTCTTAGCTAAGAGGAAAAGATTAGAAATGTATACAAAAGCCTCACTCAAAACAAGTAACCAGAAGATTGAACATGTTtggaaaacacagcaggagCAAAG GCAGAAGCTCAATCATGAATTCTCCCAGCATTTCCTGACTTTATTTCAGCAATGGGATGTAGAtgtgcagaaagcagaggagcaagaagaaaaactagCG AATATGCTTCGTCAACAACAAAAAGTTTTTCAACAGTCAAGAATAGTTCAAAGTCAAAGACTGAAAACCATTAAGCAGCTCTATGAGCAGTTCTTAAAG AGCATGGaagagctggagaagagcaATGAAAATCTTCTATCTGGTGTACAAAATGAACTTCGCAAAGAAATGACTATGTTGCAGAAGAAGATTATGATGGACACT caacagcaggagaTGGCAACTGTTCGCAAGTCTCTTCAGTCCATGTTATTCTGA